One Corynebacterium efficiens YS-314 DNA segment encodes these proteins:
- the cobA gene encoding uroporphyrinogen-III C-methyltransferase, translated as MNSPDSASATPAGEVPGTVHSVTLIGGGPGAWDLITVRGMNRLREADVILADHLGPTSELDKLCDLSTKEVVDVSKLPYGRQVAQSRTNELLVEYALAGRRVVRLKGGDPYVFGRGFEELEYLARHGIACEVIPGVTSAISVPGAAGVPITQRGIVHCFTVISGHLPPGHPDSLLDWDALARTGGTLSIIMGVKNAGRIADALMQGGLSPHTPVAIIQEGTTQAQRSVRCTLDSLGEVMIREEIQPPAVYVVGEVAGLGQPEVP; from the coding sequence ATGAATTCCCCTGACTCCGCTTCTGCAACCCCTGCCGGTGAGGTGCCCGGCACCGTTCACAGCGTCACACTCATCGGTGGTGGACCGGGCGCATGGGACCTGATCACCGTGCGCGGGATGAACCGACTGCGGGAAGCTGACGTCATTCTCGCTGATCACCTCGGACCCACCAGTGAACTGGATAAACTATGTGATCTGTCCACCAAGGAGGTGGTGGATGTCTCCAAACTTCCATATGGACGTCAGGTGGCGCAGTCCCGCACCAATGAGCTGCTGGTCGAGTACGCCCTGGCGGGTAGGAGGGTGGTCCGGCTCAAGGGTGGGGATCCGTATGTGTTCGGGCGTGGCTTCGAGGAATTGGAATACCTGGCCCGCCACGGCATCGCCTGCGAGGTGATCCCGGGGGTGACCAGTGCGATCTCGGTGCCGGGGGCTGCCGGTGTACCCATCACCCAGCGTGGCATCGTCCACTGCTTCACAGTGATCTCCGGGCATCTGCCCCCGGGGCACCCGGACTCACTGCTGGACTGGGATGCTCTGGCGAGAACGGGCGGGACGCTGTCCATCATCATGGGTGTGAAGAATGCCGGGCGCATCGCCGATGCACTCATGCAGGGTGGCCTCTCCCCGCACACGCCGGTGGCCATCATCCAGGAGGGCACCACCCAGGCCCAACGGTCGGTGCGCTGCACCCTGGATTCCCTCGGTGAGGTGATGATCAGGGAGGAGATCCAACCCCCTGCTGTCTACGTCGTCGGTGAGGTCGCCGGGTTGGGGCAACCGGAGGTCCCCTGA
- a CDS encoding protein adenylyltransferase SelO: protein MSTPTNPEQPTDHPSAPFTLEARFAEEFPEMTTPWRGEDQPDPELAVLNEDLARLLGIDPDWLRSPAGVEFLLGLNPEPTTEMVAQGYAGHQFGQFVPSLGDGRALLLGEIRGTDGVLRDIHLKGSGRTRYSRGADGRAALGPALREYLVSEAMHALGVPTTRALAVVTTGRKIQRDRVLPGAVVVRVATSHIRVGSFQYANITGGIDLSRRLADHAITRHYPRLVERFPESGPERYAWFFRQVMDAQAQTVARWMRLGFVHGVLNTDNTLVSGETIDYGPCAFMDRYREDAVFSSIDTHGRYKFSNQPLILGWNLARLAETLIPLFGDTPDAGVDRAQEMINTFTDRYNDALHAELAAGLGLDADAPDTAGLIESYLELMRTHSPDVTTLNRTLSEWSVESTPPAGFEEWIPRWLAAQPDLINMQKTNPVYVPRNHLVEDALAEAVEGRWEAFTTLLGLVTDPFTRQAGMEVYERPGPDGFEDTYMTFCGT, encoded by the coding sequence ATGAGTACCCCAACGAACCCGGAACAGCCCACCGACCATCCTTCCGCCCCGTTCACCTTGGAGGCACGTTTCGCGGAGGAGTTCCCCGAGATGACCACCCCCTGGCGCGGTGAGGACCAACCGGATCCTGAGCTGGCGGTATTGAATGAGGATCTCGCGCGGCTGCTCGGCATCGATCCGGACTGGTTGCGTTCACCTGCAGGTGTGGAGTTCCTCCTCGGGCTCAACCCGGAACCGACCACGGAGATGGTGGCCCAGGGGTATGCGGGCCACCAGTTCGGGCAGTTCGTGCCCAGTCTCGGGGATGGGCGTGCACTCCTGCTCGGCGAGATCCGGGGCACTGACGGAGTACTGCGCGACATCCACCTGAAGGGGTCAGGGCGGACACGGTACTCCCGTGGGGCCGACGGTCGGGCCGCGCTGGGGCCTGCACTGCGTGAATACCTCGTCTCCGAGGCCATGCATGCCCTGGGCGTGCCCACCACCCGGGCACTGGCGGTGGTGACCACGGGACGGAAGATACAACGTGATCGCGTGCTGCCCGGCGCGGTGGTGGTCCGGGTGGCCACCAGCCACATCCGTGTCGGTTCCTTCCAGTACGCCAACATCACCGGTGGCATCGACCTGTCGCGTCGGCTGGCCGATCACGCGATCACCCGGCATTATCCCCGGCTGGTGGAACGGTTCCCCGAATCCGGTCCGGAGCGTTATGCCTGGTTCTTCCGGCAGGTCATGGACGCGCAGGCGCAGACAGTGGCCCGGTGGATGCGCCTTGGTTTCGTCCACGGTGTGCTCAACACGGATAACACACTGGTTTCCGGTGAGACCATCGACTACGGCCCGTGTGCCTTCATGGACCGCTACCGGGAGGACGCCGTCTTCAGTTCGATCGACACCCACGGCCGGTACAAGTTCAGCAATCAACCGCTGATCCTGGGGTGGAATCTCGCCCGCCTGGCGGAGACCCTCATCCCCCTGTTCGGTGACACCCCCGATGCCGGGGTGGACCGGGCCCAGGAAATGATCAACACCTTCACCGACCGCTACAACGATGCCCTGCACGCGGAACTGGCCGCCGGGCTGGGGTTGGACGCGGATGCGCCGGACACCGCTGGCCTGATCGAGTCCTATCTGGAGCTGATGCGCACCCACTCCCCCGATGTGACCACCCTGAACCGGACCTTGAGTGAATGGTCGGTGGAATCGACCCCACCGGCGGGGTTCGAGGAGTGGATCCCGCGGTGGCTGGCCGCCCAGCCGGATCTGATTAACATGCAGAAGACCAATCCTGTCTATGTGCCCCGCAACCACCTGGTTGAGGATGCTCTGGCCGAGGCTGTCGAGGGCCGGTGGGAGGCCTTCACCACCCTGCTGGGACTGGTGACCGACCCCTTCACCCGCCAGGCCGGGATGGAAGTCTACGAACGCCCCGGTCCGGACGGGTTCGAGGACACCTACATGACCTTCTGCGGCACCTAA
- the mqo gene encoding malate dehydrogenase (quinone) — MSDSPKNAQKVTDEADVVLVGAGIMSATLGAMLRQLEPSWSQVIFERLDGAAQESSSPWNNAGTGHSALCELNYTPEKNGKIDISKAVNINEKFQVSRQFWAHQVEEGILPDPKEFINAVPHVSFGHGADQVAYIKNRYNALKDHPLFPGMQYADDEETFTEKLPLMAQGRDFSDPVAISWIQEGTDINYGSQSKQFLKAAEAGGTEIRYGHEVKDITKDGAKWKVTVKNVHTGDTQTIRANFVFVGAGGMALPLLQKSGIAEIRGFGGFPVSGQWLRCTNEELIEQHAAKVYGKASVGAPPMSVPHLDTRVIDGEKGLLFGPYAGWTPKFLKEGSNLDLFSSLRPTNLASLLGVGVQEMGLTKYLITEVVKDMEARMESLREYMPNAKKSDWELITAGQRVQVIKPVGAPRFGSLEFGTTLISNSEGTIAGLLGASPGASIAPAAMIELLERCFGKRMIEWGDKIQEMVPSYGKKLADEPEMFAELWEYTQKTLKLEKA, encoded by the coding sequence ATGTCAGATTCCCCGAAGAACGCACAGAAGGTCACTGATGAGGCGGATGTCGTCCTCGTCGGTGCTGGAATCATGAGCGCCACCCTCGGTGCGATGCTGCGCCAGCTGGAGCCCAGCTGGTCCCAGGTGATCTTTGAGCGTTTGGATGGTGCGGCACAGGAGTCGTCCTCCCCGTGGAACAACGCTGGTACCGGCCACTCGGCTCTGTGTGAGCTCAACTACACGCCGGAGAAGAACGGCAAGATCGACATCTCCAAGGCTGTCAACATCAACGAGAAGTTCCAGGTGTCACGCCAGTTCTGGGCGCACCAGGTTGAGGAGGGTATCCTCCCCGATCCGAAGGAATTCATCAACGCCGTCCCCCATGTGTCCTTCGGTCACGGCGCGGATCAGGTTGCCTACATCAAGAACCGCTACAACGCACTGAAGGATCACCCCCTCTTCCCGGGCATGCAGTACGCCGACGATGAGGAGACCTTCACCGAGAAGCTGCCCCTGATGGCCCAGGGCCGCGACTTCTCCGACCCGGTCGCCATCTCCTGGATCCAGGAGGGCACCGACATCAACTACGGTTCCCAGTCCAAGCAGTTCCTCAAGGCCGCCGAGGCCGGTGGCACCGAGATCCGCTACGGCCACGAGGTCAAGGACATCACCAAGGACGGTGCGAAGTGGAAGGTCACCGTCAAGAACGTCCACACCGGTGACACCCAGACCATCCGCGCCAACTTCGTCTTCGTCGGCGCCGGCGGCATGGCCCTGCCCCTGCTGCAGAAGTCCGGCATCGCCGAGATCCGTGGTTTCGGTGGCTTCCCGGTCTCCGGCCAGTGGCTGCGCTGCACCAACGAGGAGCTCATCGAGCAGCACGCCGCCAAGGTCTACGGCAAGGCATCCGTCGGTGCCCCACCGATGTCCGTCCCGCACCTGGACACCCGCGTGATCGACGGTGAGAAGGGCCTGCTGTTCGGCCCCTACGCCGGCTGGACCCCGAAGTTCCTCAAGGAGGGTTCCAACCTGGATCTGTTCTCCTCCCTGCGTCCGACCAACCTCGCATCCCTGCTGGGCGTCGGCGTCCAGGAGATGGGCCTGACCAAGTACCTGATCACCGAGGTGGTCAAGGACATGGAGGCACGCATGGAATCCCTGCGTGAGTACATGCCGAACGCCAAGAAAAGCGACTGGGAGCTGATCACCGCAGGTCAGCGTGTCCAGGTGATCAAGCCTGTCGGTGCACCACGCTTCGGTTCCCTCGAGTTCGGCACCACCCTGATCAGCAACTCCGAGGGCACCATCGCCGGCCTGCTCGGTGCCTCCCCGGGTGCTTCCATCGCACCGGCCGCCATGATCGAGCTGCTGGAGCGTTGCTTCGGCAAGCGCATGATCGAGTGGGGCGACAAGATCCAGGAGATGGTCCCGTCCTACGGCAAGAAGCTTGCCGATGAGCCGGAGATGTTCGCCGAGCTGTGGGAGTACACCCAGAAGACCCTGAAGCTGGAAAAGGCCTAG
- a CDS encoding alpha/beta hydrolase, with product MPKNNDHAAGDTPPPDGSWQQDILGPGYQSLTIPLGPDPDGETDVVCTLVRYRPDTGDGEDPANRPAVMWVHGMSDYFFHTGVAEFLHAHGFAVYALDLRKCGRSHREGQNWHYTTDLAHYFPDLTRATQLITRQYPTMIPLAHSTGGLIVAVWLDHLRTSSPDLHAAIPAVVMNSPWLDMMYPEPLRSLLMLLFRTVGRWWPTRFAPGGGLGLYGRSIHRDYHGEWEFDTEMKPVSGHRKPFGWLRAVTLGQQAVQKNQIDVGVDVLTLCSGKSWLKKIPSPDLMSSDGVLDVTQIRKWAPQLARPSSRVTVSPLEGAMHDVFLSREPVRTRALEVTVEWLRAR from the coding sequence ATGCCGAAAAACAACGATCATGCTGCAGGTGATACGCCGCCCCCGGATGGTTCCTGGCAACAGGACATCCTGGGTCCCGGGTACCAGAGCCTGACCATCCCCCTGGGTCCGGATCCGGATGGGGAAACCGATGTGGTGTGCACCCTGGTGCGCTACCGCCCCGACACCGGGGACGGCGAGGACCCGGCGAACCGGCCGGCGGTCATGTGGGTCCACGGCATGTCCGACTACTTCTTCCACACCGGGGTCGCGGAGTTTCTCCACGCCCATGGTTTCGCGGTTTACGCCCTGGATCTGCGGAAGTGTGGCCGCTCCCACCGCGAGGGTCAGAACTGGCACTACACCACCGATCTCGCCCACTATTTCCCCGACCTCACCAGAGCCACGCAGCTCATCACCAGGCAGTATCCCACGATGATCCCGCTGGCCCACTCCACCGGTGGACTCATCGTCGCTGTGTGGCTGGATCACCTGCGCACCTCCTCCCCTGACCTGCACGCCGCCATCCCGGCGGTGGTCATGAACAGTCCCTGGTTGGACATGATGTACCCTGAGCCACTCCGTTCCCTGCTCATGCTGCTGTTTCGCACGGTGGGTCGGTGGTGGCCCACCCGGTTCGCCCCCGGGGGTGGGCTCGGCCTGTACGGACGCTCCATCCACCGCGACTATCACGGGGAATGGGAATTCGACACGGAGATGAAACCCGTGAGTGGACACCGGAAGCCTTTCGGCTGGCTCCGCGCAGTCACCCTCGGGCAACAAGCGGTGCAGAAGAACCAGATCGATGTCGGGGTCGATGTGCTCACCCTGTGTTCCGGTAAATCATGGCTGAAGAAGATCCCCAGTCCCGACCTGATGTCCTCCGACGGTGTACTCGACGTCACCCAGATCAGGAAATGGGCCCCGCAGCTGGCCCGCCCATCCTCGCGGGTGACCGTGTCACCGCTGGAGGGGGCGATGCACGATGTCTTCCTCTCCCGGGAACCTGTCCGCACCCGGGCACTCGAGGTCACCGTGGAGTGGCTCCGTGCACGGTGA
- the mtr gene encoding mycothione reductase, which translates to MTETKHYDLIIIGTGSGNSIPGPEFEDKSIAIVEKGTFGGTCLNVGCIPTKMFVYTADIAREISDSSKYGIDATYNSVDWPSIVDRVFTRRIDLIAEGGEAYRRGPETPNIDVYDMHARFIGEKTIATGQAGEEKVISGDQIVIATGSRPFIPPVIKESGARYHTNEDIMRLPTLPSSLVIVGGGFIALEFAHVFSSLGTKVTLINRSEVLLRDADADISARIAKITRERVDVRMSTSVTGVTDNADGSVTVSLDSEDPITADVLLVATGRTPNGDQMDLDTAGIEMDGRRIKVDEYGRTTAPGVWALGDVSSPFKLKHVANAEMRAVRHNLLHPDALQTMPHDHVPSAVFTNPQIAQVGMTEAEARAAGHNLTIKVQNYGDVAYGWAMEDTTGFVKLIADRDSGRLLGAHLIGPQASTLIQQLITVMAFDLDVREVATRQYWIHPALPEVIENALLGLEF; encoded by the coding sequence ATGACTGAGACCAAGCACTATGACCTCATCATCATCGGCACCGGTTCCGGCAACTCAATTCCAGGTCCGGAATTCGAGGACAAGTCGATCGCCATCGTGGAAAAGGGCACCTTCGGTGGCACCTGCCTGAACGTCGGATGCATCCCCACCAAGATGTTCGTCTACACTGCCGACATCGCCCGCGAGATCAGTGACTCCTCGAAGTACGGCATCGATGCCACCTACAACAGTGTCGACTGGCCCTCCATCGTCGACCGCGTCTTCACCCGCCGCATTGACCTCATCGCCGAGGGCGGGGAGGCGTACCGCCGTGGCCCGGAAACCCCCAATATCGATGTCTATGACATGCACGCCCGGTTCATCGGGGAGAAGACCATCGCCACAGGGCAGGCCGGGGAGGAGAAGGTCATCAGCGGTGACCAGATCGTGATCGCCACCGGCTCCCGTCCCTTCATCCCTCCGGTGATCAAGGAGTCCGGTGCCCGGTACCACACCAATGAGGACATCATGCGCCTGCCAACGCTCCCCTCATCCCTGGTCATCGTCGGCGGTGGTTTCATCGCCCTGGAGTTCGCCCATGTCTTCTCATCCCTGGGCACCAAGGTCACCCTGATCAACCGCTCCGAGGTTCTCCTGCGCGACGCTGACGCAGATATCTCCGCCCGCATCGCCAAGATCACCCGGGAACGTGTTGATGTCCGCATGTCCACCTCCGTCACCGGTGTCACCGACAATGCCGACGGCTCCGTCACCGTCAGCCTGGACTCCGAGGACCCGATCACGGCGGATGTGCTGCTGGTGGCAACGGGACGCACCCCGAACGGTGACCAGATGGATCTGGACACAGCAGGCATTGAGATGGACGGCCGTCGCATCAAGGTGGATGAGTACGGCCGGACCACCGCTCCGGGAGTGTGGGCCCTGGGTGATGTCTCCAGCCCGTTCAAGTTGAAGCATGTGGCCAACGCGGAGATGCGCGCCGTGCGCCACAACCTCCTCCACCCCGATGCACTGCAGACCATGCCCCATGACCACGTCCCCTCCGCGGTGTTCACCAATCCCCAGATCGCCCAGGTTGGCATGACGGAGGCCGAGGCCCGCGCCGCCGGGCACAACCTGACCATCAAGGTGCAGAACTACGGTGATGTGGCCTATGGCTGGGCGATGGAGGACACCACGGGATTCGTCAAACTGATCGCCGACCGTGATTCGGGCAGGCTGCTGGGCGCCCACCTGATCGGCCCCCAGGCATCCACCCTCATCCAGCAGCTCATCACCGTCATGGCTTTCGACCTGGATGTCCGCGAGGTGGCCACCCGTCAGTACTGGATCCATCCGGCCCTGCCCGAGGTCATCGAAAACGCGCTCCTGGGCCTGGAATTCTAG
- a CDS encoding cobyric acid synthase — translation MAAGPAFLIAGTTSDAGKSVITAGLCRAFARAGLRVAPFKAQNMSNNSAVTSDGGEIGRAQALQALACGLEPSVEFNPILLKPGPDNRARLVIRGREQGDVGAGDYIRHRHDLRGIAAAQLESLRERFDIVVCEGAGSPAEINLRATDVANFGLAQAAQLAVYIVGDIDRGGVLAHLFGTHAIISDEDRALIRGFVINKFRGHQELLEPGLVQLEELTGVETKAVIPFIDDIWIDAEDSLQSPVGRMVGPGGRHPLGTQRLSVAAIRLPRMLGVTDVEALAVEPGVTVTWVDDVDAVWDSDLVIIPGTTATVADLAWLRHRGLDRALGERATRGMPILGIGGGYQMMATTITDEGDSPSSVAGLALFDVHIALTPHNIMVNHGDGSYEVHHGQVRHHGEQTWIEGEGARREALFGTHRHGYLQDDPARRRFLTEVATHAGKPGFLVSPDTSFHGVRLQQLDRIADVLEEHWDLDQLLDEVSRPANAANTPETR, via the coding sequence ATGGCCGCAGGTCCCGCGTTCCTGATCGCCGGCACCACCTCCGACGCCGGGAAATCGGTCATCACGGCCGGGCTGTGTCGCGCCTTCGCGCGCGCCGGGTTGCGGGTGGCGCCGTTCAAGGCGCAGAACATGTCCAACAATTCCGCCGTCACTTCAGACGGTGGGGAGATCGGCCGGGCCCAGGCGCTCCAGGCACTGGCCTGTGGTCTGGAACCGTCCGTCGAGTTCAATCCCATCCTGCTGAAACCCGGCCCGGACAACCGGGCACGGTTGGTGATCAGGGGTCGGGAGCAGGGGGATGTGGGCGCCGGGGATTATATCCGGCACCGCCATGATCTCAGGGGCATCGCGGCGGCGCAGCTGGAGAGTCTGCGGGAACGTTTCGACATCGTGGTGTGTGAAGGTGCGGGATCCCCGGCCGAGATCAATCTGCGGGCGACCGATGTGGCCAATTTCGGTCTGGCGCAGGCCGCGCAGCTTGCTGTCTATATTGTCGGTGACATCGACCGGGGTGGGGTGCTCGCCCATCTGTTCGGCACCCATGCGATCATCTCGGATGAGGATCGCGCGCTGATCCGTGGGTTTGTCATCAATAAGTTCCGCGGGCATCAGGAACTGCTGGAGCCGGGTCTGGTCCAGCTGGAGGAGCTGACCGGGGTGGAGACCAAGGCGGTGATCCCCTTCATCGATGACATCTGGATCGATGCGGAGGATTCACTGCAGTCCCCGGTGGGGCGCATGGTGGGCCCGGGCGGGCGACACCCCCTGGGCACCCAGCGTCTGAGCGTCGCCGCGATCCGTCTGCCACGCATGCTGGGTGTCACCGATGTGGAGGCCCTGGCGGTCGAACCCGGGGTCACGGTCACCTGGGTCGATGATGTGGACGCGGTCTGGGATTCGGACCTGGTCATCATCCCCGGTACGACCGCCACCGTGGCTGATCTGGCCTGGTTGCGACACCGGGGCCTGGACCGGGCACTGGGGGAGCGTGCAACCCGCGGGATGCCGATCCTCGGCATCGGTGGTGGGTATCAGATGATGGCCACCACGATCACCGATGAGGGTGACTCACCGTCGTCGGTGGCCGGCCTCGCGCTTTTCGACGTCCACATCGCCCTCACCCCACACAACATCATGGTCAACCACGGCGACGGTTCCTATGAGGTGCACCATGGGCAGGTCCGCCACCACGGTGAGCAGACGTGGATCGAGGGGGAGGGGGCGCGTCGAGAAGCACTCTTCGGCACCCACCGGCATGGGTACCTGCAGGATGACCCCGCCCGACGGCGGTTCCTCACCGAGGTGGCCACCCATGCCGGGAAACCCGGGTTCCTTGTCTCCCCCGACACCTCGTTCCACGGGGTCCGCCTCCAGCAACTCGACCGCATCGCCGATGTCCTGGAGGAACACTGGGACCTGGATCAACTCCTGGACGAGGTCAGCAGACCGGCGAACGCTGCCAACACACCAGAAACCAGGTAG
- the map gene encoding type I methionyl aminopeptidase yields the protein MSTLRAPLVPGEPTPIRKVPAHIERPEYVWKDEVLEAIGEPYVQTPEVIEAMRKTSRIAANALKVAGAAVAPGVTTDEIDRIAHEYMCDHGAYPSDLGYRGFTKSVCVSLNEIVCHGIPDTTVIQDGDIVNIDVTAYKHGVHGDCNATFLSGNVSEEHRLLVERTEEALMRSIRAAKPGREINIIGRVIESYAKRFGYNVVRDFTGHGIGPTFHNGLIVLHYDSTQYRDLLVPGMTLTIEPMINLGSLDYEIWDDGWTVQNKDRKFTAQFEHTIVITEDGNEILTLPDENI from the coding sequence ATGTCTACACTGCGCGCACCGCTTGTCCCAGGAGAACCAACCCCCATCCGGAAGGTCCCCGCCCACATTGAACGCCCTGAATATGTGTGGAAGGACGAGGTGCTGGAAGCCATCGGAGAGCCCTATGTGCAGACCCCTGAGGTCATCGAGGCGATGCGCAAGACCTCCCGCATCGCAGCCAACGCCCTCAAGGTTGCCGGCGCCGCTGTGGCCCCGGGCGTGACCACCGATGAGATCGACCGCATCGCCCATGAATACATGTGTGACCACGGCGCCTACCCCTCGGATCTGGGCTACCGGGGTTTCACCAAGTCCGTGTGCGTCTCCCTCAATGAGATTGTGTGCCACGGCATCCCGGATACCACCGTCATCCAGGACGGGGACATCGTCAATATCGATGTCACCGCCTACAAGCACGGTGTCCACGGCGATTGCAACGCCACGTTCCTGTCCGGGAATGTCTCCGAGGAACACCGCCTGCTGGTCGAGCGCACGGAGGAGGCGCTGATGCGCAGCATCCGCGCCGCCAAGCCCGGGCGGGAGATCAACATCATCGGACGCGTCATCGAGTCCTACGCCAAGCGCTTCGGCTACAACGTGGTGCGTGACTTCACCGGCCACGGCATTGGCCCGACCTTCCACAACGGTCTGATCGTGCTGCACTATGACAGCACCCAGTACCGGGATCTCCTCGTCCCGGGCATGACCCTGACCATCGAACCGATGATCAACCTGGGCTCCCTCGACTACGAGATCTGGGATGACGGCTGGACCGTCCAGAACAAGGACCGGAAGTTCACCGCCCAGTTCGAACACACCATCGTCATCACCGAGGACGGCAACGAGATCCTCACCCTCCCGGACGAGAATATCTGA
- a CDS encoding penicillin-binding transpeptidase domain-containing protein, which produces MKKAWRRSVVAVVMTTVMASGGLIACTPRPDTADPVAADFLEAWDNQDYEAFTGITDQADLAATTMQTTYEGLQAEDVELTLGDVQSRESIATANYTVTWKLPRDRQLTYDASMTLTKMADEWTVRWQPSLVHPQLGANQHLELRAVNAQRASVISSDGVPVLQPGTTYRILVDPAESSDAAAAVKRVATALEEAHTRDPRVPRIDADEVVSQLGDTPYSLVTVDETLGRELEQDLAGVPGIVFNDEAAMVSTDPSFAPDIVSRVARIVDEELDGSNGWRVSIVTANGAVIDDVVYHAPELAPSVRISLDHDVQRAAQEAVDMRQEMQAMLVAVRPSSGEILAVAQTREADKDGNLALMGMFPPGSTFKIITAAAGIQNQGLTPGTPVPCPGTMNIYGRIVTNYNGFSLGTTSLDRAFASSCNTTFADMSTRLAPGELQDVGKQFGLGIDYRIPGLDTITGSVPEGETALDRTEAGYGQGLDLASPFGMALVAATAAAGRTPTPVLISGHETTASEQPPAPDPAAISQLQTMMASVVNGGTARGMQQTGGQVYAKTGEAEINEGSHSWLTGYREDDIAFATLVVLGGGSETATAITDRFFIRLDEMRAERQPTTTAQG; this is translated from the coding sequence ATGAAGAAGGCGTGGCGCAGATCCGTGGTGGCAGTGGTCATGACGACGGTCATGGCATCCGGGGGTCTCATCGCCTGCACCCCACGTCCGGACACCGCCGACCCGGTCGCCGCTGATTTCCTGGAGGCCTGGGACAACCAGGACTACGAGGCCTTCACCGGGATCACGGACCAGGCGGATCTGGCCGCCACCACGATGCAGACCACCTACGAGGGGCTGCAGGCCGAGGATGTGGAACTGACCCTCGGCGATGTCCAGTCCCGGGAGTCCATCGCCACTGCCAACTACACCGTCACCTGGAAACTGCCCCGGGACCGTCAGCTCACCTATGACGCATCGATGACCCTGACCAAGATGGCTGATGAGTGGACTGTGCGCTGGCAGCCGTCCCTTGTCCATCCGCAGCTGGGGGCCAACCAGCACCTGGAACTGCGGGCCGTCAACGCCCAGCGCGCCAGTGTCATCTCCTCCGACGGTGTCCCCGTGCTGCAGCCGGGCACCACCTACCGCATCCTGGTCGACCCCGCGGAGTCCTCCGATGCCGCCGCAGCGGTGAAGAGGGTCGCCACCGCCCTGGAGGAGGCCCACACCCGTGACCCTCGGGTGCCGCGCATCGATGCCGATGAGGTGGTGTCCCAACTGGGTGACACCCCCTATTCCCTGGTCACCGTCGATGAGACCCTGGGGCGGGAGCTGGAGCAGGACCTGGCCGGGGTGCCGGGGATCGTCTTCAACGATGAGGCCGCCATGGTCTCCACCGACCCCTCCTTCGCACCTGACATCGTCTCCCGAGTTGCCCGCATCGTCGATGAGGAACTCGATGGTTCCAATGGGTGGCGGGTGTCCATCGTTACCGCCAACGGCGCCGTGATCGATGATGTGGTCTACCATGCCCCCGAGCTGGCTCCCAGTGTGCGCATCAGCCTCGATCACGATGTGCAGCGCGCGGCGCAGGAGGCGGTGGACATGCGGCAGGAGATGCAGGCCATGCTGGTAGCTGTGCGCCCCTCCAGTGGTGAGATCCTTGCCGTTGCCCAGACCAGGGAGGCGGACAAGGACGGCAACCTCGCACTGATGGGCATGTTCCCACCCGGCTCCACCTTCAAGATCATCACCGCGGCCGCCGGCATCCAGAATCAGGGGTTGACCCCCGGCACACCGGTACCGTGTCCCGGAACCATGAACATCTACGGGCGCATCGTGACCAACTACAACGGGTTCTCCCTCGGCACCACCTCCCTGGACCGCGCATTCGCCTCCTCGTGCAACACCACCTTCGCCGACATGTCCACCCGCCTCGCACCGGGGGAACTGCAGGACGTGGGCAAGCAGTTCGGTCTGGGAATCGATTACCGGATCCCGGGCCTGGACACCATCACCGGCAGTGTCCCCGAGGGGGAGACCGCCCTCGACCGCACCGAGGCCGGTTATGGCCAGGGACTCGACCTGGCCAGCCCGTTCGGCATGGCACTGGTGGCCGCAACCGCAGCCGCGGGACGGACCCCGACCCCGGTGCTCATCTCCGGGCATGAAACCACCGCCAGTGAGCAGCCACCGGCCCCCGACCCGGCCGCGATCTCCCAGCTGCAGACCATGATGGCCTCCGTGGTCAACGGTGGCACGGCCCGTGGCATGCAGCAGACCGGTGGCCAGGTCTACGCCAAGACCGGTGAGGCCGAGATCAACGAGGGTTCGCACTCCTGGTTGACGGGATACCGCGAGGACGACATCGCGTTCGCCACCCTGGTGGTGCTCGGCGGGGGATCGGAAACCGCCACAGCCATCACCGACCGGTTTTTCATCCGACTCGATGAGATGCGGGCCGAGCGACAGCCGACCACCACCGCGCAGGGGTGA